The Musa acuminata AAA Group cultivar baxijiao chromosome BXJ1-3, Cavendish_Baxijiao_AAA, whole genome shotgun sequence genome window below encodes:
- the LOC135638942 gene encoding putative disease resistance RPP13-like protein 1, with translation MWVFVSCNYNAVRLTKSMVEAATKKKSDLTDLNMLQETLVEELRGKRFLLILDDVWNEVRANWDRTRLPLNAGRSRSKVVITTRIKRVAQIMGTVPPYHLKRLSKDASWTLFRRSAFAGGEFAGNHKLQAIGKEIVSKLDGIPLAAKTIGSMLFARRDEVDWRKILKSEFWELPANENDILPPLKLSYQTLPSHLKQCFSYCSIFQKGYEFDKDKLVKIWMGQGFLQHQGTKQMEDTGAEYFDDAYLETERVFLGLPKGITNLINLRHLEEDSRLISSVAGIGKLTCLQELPIFKIHQQIGHRISELKDMTEIRGSLCVLNLENVADAEEARQARLSYKQHLQKLQLEWNAHSAGSFRDEDILECLQPHESLKELHIEGYNGSRFLSWPPPTSGTAALPYSPRNARTGWDQASWSGVLRPW, from the exons ATGTGGGTGTTTGTCTCCTGCAACTACAACGCCGTCAGGCTCACCAAGTCGATGGTAGAAGctgcaaccaagaagaaatccgaTCTCACCGACCTAAACATGCTGCAGGAGACTCTGGTGGAGGAATTGAGAGGAAAGAGGTTCTTGCTCATACTCGACGACGTCTGGAATGAGGTCCGTGCTAACTGGGACAGAACACGCCTTCCCCTGAACGCCGGTAGGAGCCGGAGCAAAGTGGTGATCACGACACGGATCAAACGGGTTGCACAAATCATGGGCACAGTGCCTCCCTACCATTTGAAGAGGCTATCGAAGGATGCCAGTTGGACCCTCTTTAGGAGGTCCGCATTTGCCGGAGGAGAATTCGCCGGGAACCACAAACTGCAAGCCATTGGGAAGGAGATCGTATCGAAGCTGGACGGCATACCATTGGCGGCCAAAACCATAGGAAGCATGTTGTTCGCGAGACGAGATGAGGTCGACTGGCGGAAGATCTTGAAAAGTGAGTTCTGGGAGTTGCCGGCGAATGAGAACGACATCTTGCCACCTCTCAAGTTGAGCTATCAGACGCTCCCCTCGCATCTGAAACAATGCTTCTCCTACTGCTCCATATTTCAGAAAGGTTACGAGTTCGACAAAGATAAGCTGGTCAAAATCTGGATGGGGCAAGGATTCCTGCAACACCAGGGTACGAAGCAGATGGAAGACACAGGAGCTGAGTACTTCGACGATGCAT ACCTTGAGACAGAGAGAGTGTTTCTGGGGTTACCCAAAGGGATAACCAATCTGATAAACCTACGGCATCTGGAAGAAGACAGCAGACTGATCTCGAGTGTGGCTGGGATTGGGAAACTGACCTGCCTCCAGGAACTGCCTATATTCAAGATTCATCAGCAGATCGGACATAGGATATCGGAGCTGAAAGATATGACGGAGATCCGAGGAAGTCTCTGCGTTTTGAATCTGGAGAATGTGGCCGATGCCGAAGAAGCAAGACAGGCCAGATTGAGCTACAAACAACATCTGCAGAAGCTGCAACTAGAATGGAACGCTCACAGTGCGGGCAGCTTTAGAGATGAGGACATACTCGAATGCCTGCAACCACATGAGAGCCTCAAAGAGCTTCATATAGAAGGCTACAATGGCAGCAGGTTCCTCAGCTGG CCTCCTCCCACCTCTGGGACGGCTGCGCTTCCTTACTCACCTAGA